TGGTAGGTCAAAAAATTAATCGTTTGCGCCGGTACAGGATAGAGTGGAGATTACCGGAGGTGGATTGATTGAAGTTCCCCTTAATCGCTTTTAAAAACAATATCGTTTTCAACGATAAAGGAGAAGCATTTGCAATTTACCGCTTGCGCTCTAGGCCATATAACCACTTGTTAAAATCAGAGCGGGAAATGGTGATAAGACAGTTTGAACAACTACTCTGGGGGGTAGAAGGGAAAGGGCAGATCCTTCTTTTATGTGAAGAAATGCATACAAAAGAAGAAGATTATCTTGCCGAAGCAGATGCAGTTTTGACGGAAGAATCCTCTAGACATGCAGCTGCTGTACGTCATGTACTCTCAGCGGGGGCCAGAAATCGCCGCCGTTACCTTATTTTACAGCTGAATTTTACCATGGGAGATGACTGGCGAGCCCTGCTGCGAGAGTTCCGCGATGTAACAATCGGAACTTTTTTAGGCTCACCTAAATGGTTTTTAAACAATCAGCGAGTTAAAGAGGCAGTAGAAGCTGAAGATGAATTGTATAAAAGAATATTGCATTCTATTGAGGGGCGGGCAGAGTTTTCCGATTTAGACTTTATTATCAGGCGGAACACCAAAAGGGTGGGGATTCTGCCGCAACCGCTGCCAACCAGGGATGGTGGCAAATTTACACCGGCTATAATTTCAGCGTTTTCCGATGGCTGTTTAATCCATGAACATCCCTTACATTTATCTTTAATCAATGGAGCCGATGAAACGCATTATCAAACTTTTATTACCTTTCCTGACTTACCCAAAGTACTTCCTGAAACAGGGGCCGAATGGTTAGCCTCTCTGGATGCAAGTGAATTTGCCGTGGACGCTGCCGTACACTTTAAAATTACCAAACCGTACAAAGCTAAAAAAAAGGCCGGAGAACGCCGCAAGTATCTGCGCGGGCAAATTAAGGAGTCCTCAAAAGGCGACGATGATCCCTCAACCGATGAAGAATACGCATATATCGAAGGTCGTCATTTGGAAGGTAAACTTTCCGGAGGGCAGCCTCTGGCTGCAATGTCTACTGTTCTTGCCGTAGCTGACAATGAATTAAAAAGTATGCGGGCAGCGGCAAAACGGTTAATTGAGCGTTATTCAGCATCCGGGTACCGGGCTGTAAGACCGGCCGGGGACCAGATCAAATGTCTTTACTCTTTTATCGCCGGTGGATATCCGGCAGCGCAATCAATAGAATGTGATCCCGGTTATATAGCAGCTGCCGGGCCAACGATTTCTCTGGAGATTGGTGATAACAAAGGTTTTTTTATTGGCTGGTCCGGTGCTTCGCCTGTTTTTTGGAAACCGGGTTATGCAGCCAGAGAGCTCTCCCGCTCTAATGCAATGTTTATCAGTGGTGCATTGGGTGGTGGAAAAAGCCTGACCGTAAAATACCTACTTTACCTGGCCTACCTGGCCGGAGCATATTTATTTATCATTGACCCGAAAAATAATGAGTACGCCGTATTGGAAGAACTGTTTCCTATTAAAAAAATTGACCTGTGTCCAGGGGGTAGTGCCCAAGTTAACCCTTTTATGCTATCTAAAGATCCAAGGCAGGCTAAAAGTATTGCCTTAGATTATCTGGCCATAGCCTTAAACCTGCAGGATGACAATGATGCCCGCCGGGTGGTGGTGGCTCAGGTTGTTGAAAGGGTAG
This portion of the Desulfolucanica intricata genome encodes:
- a CDS encoding ATP-binding protein, translating into MKFPLIAFKNNIVFNDKGEAFAIYRLRSRPYNHLLKSEREMVIRQFEQLLWGVEGKGQILLLCEEMHTKEEDYLAEADAVLTEESSRHAAAVRHVLSAGARNRRRYLILQLNFTMGDDWRALLREFRDVTIGTFLGSPKWFLNNQRVKEAVEAEDELYKRILHSIEGRAEFSDLDFIIRRNTKRVGILPQPLPTRDGGKFTPAIISAFSDGCLIHEHPLHLSLINGADETHYQTFITFPDLPKVLPETGAEWLASLDASEFAVDAAVHFKITKPYKAKKKAGERRKYLRGQIKESSKGDDDPSTDEEYAYIEGRHLEGKLSGGQPLAAMSTVLAVADNELKSMRAAAKRLIERYSASGYRAVRPAGDQIKCLYSFIAGGYPAAQSIECDPGYIAAAGPTISLEIGDNKGFFIGWSGASPVFWKPGYAARELSRSNAMFISGALGGGKSLTVKYLLYLAYLAGAYLFIIDPKNNEYAVLEELFPIKKIDLCPGGSAQVNPFMLSKDPRQAKSIALDYLAIALNLQDDNDARRVVVAQVVERVGNMPPEKRNMHSCLEELHRMASESIYKGIQHEAGQCALLLESIKNSSLGHLVFGTGGVEEIARVTVVNLQGLSLPRTAANLNSGRITESERQGLALLFLAATMAREVAYSLPQDVVKCEVFDEAWMLLNISEGRRVVDELIRMAARTFGTIPILITQNTTDISDLQTLKNNINYVICFRAQDKTEINTNLELLGADPEEDSEGYGKGVASIFPSLKTGWCIMRDAYGRIGQVYIDPRPDYLLELFDTTPGKRVVRNV